A segment of the Lineus longissimus chromosome 11, tnLinLong1.2, whole genome shotgun sequence genome:
GATGGCACAACAAATTTTGTTCATACGTAAGTGTGTGTCTTGTTCTTTGGGCCAGTTCTCATTGGTGCTTGAATGAGAAAAACCAACTTGTCAAGAGTGCAGGgtcttctacatgtataaacattGTCATGCTAATGTGTAGATATGATCTGGCTTTTGGTACAAGATGGAGGAAATGTAACACCCTCAAGAAATAAATCTCCAGCTATCAGAATTCAAAGCTGTTTGGCAATTCTCATGGAATATATAGGAACATCACCCACAGGCTTCCTGAATAAAATATGATCtcctgcaatatttcatgttgatatcaCCCTGCGTTGCTCCCATTAACTGCTAATAATTTTGTCCTGATCGATGGccgtttctttttttcagatttccCTTCACTTGCATATCAATAGGTTTTCTTGTGAACAAAAAGGTGAGCAAACCTAGTAGCGTTTCTATTTTCATAGGCCTGCTTCATTGGAATGAGGCATTGCAAAAATCTTCTGTTACAAGCAACAACAGTTCAGTGTTGAAAACAGCCTGGTTCACTCATTGTTCACACCACAATATTCTGGGCATTTCTTTTACCTGTATGTCCTATCAAGAAACTACTctttttttcattcttgtttATATCTGTTCTCCATGAAACTTTCAGGCAATGATCGGCATCATTTACAACCCAGTCCTTGATGACATGTACACAGCGAGGGCAGGTCATGGAGCATTCTGTAATGACAAGAAGATACATGTTTCTGGGTGCAATggtacaaatatttatcacagagGGGCCTAAAATTTCTTGTTTTCCCAAATATCGTTGTAAATCCCTCTTTTGGTTGGGACAATCAATGGCCTGCCTTTAAATGCAGTAACTTTCATATCACGATTGAATGACTTGTTCGTCATGAATGTACAATCAAAGCTCACTGGGTAAACTGATTCACCCTTGGCACCCTTGGCAAAAATCTGAAAAGTCCAGGACAGCATCTACATAAACAGGCCTATAGTGGTTGACTGCTGGGCTTACAACCATTAGATAGTTCAATGATGCTCAGAGGGACTAATTGAACTGTGATACCTAACTAACAGAGATTGTCAAATGTAAAATAGCTTTAATAGCTAATTATTGAAAAGATATGTGAACGGGAAAGGCCATGATATGCATATAATTTGCAACAACCTATTCTACTACTTTTCAGATTATAGTCAAGCGCTGTTGATAATTGACACAGGTGCGTGTGCTAAAAATGAGGATATTGATTGTCATTATGAAAATATGAGACGCCACAAGAAACACAGTCGAGGGTAAGTGGAAGAGAAGTCACAATTTTTGTCCTTCAATCTCCAGCCACTGTACATTTAAGAAATTTTCGTTtgcatttaaatttttttgctattggcCAAATTCACAAAAGTAGAATACATTGCAGTGCAAAAGAAAATCAGATTGAAAGTACTGTTACAGGGCCGTCTAAACCAAAGTTGCATACTTGAAAAGTCAACAGGTTTAACTCTCACAGTCTCAAACATAACTCCAAAAATCCATTACCACTCAGATATAACCTATCTTCTAAAGAAGTTTTTGTCTTCAACTTCTAGGATACGTGCTATTGGTTCTGCGGCACTGTCCATGTGTCTGGTGGCATGTGGTGCGGCAGATGCCTACTATGAGTTTGGTATCCATTGCTGGGATATGGCAGCCGGAGTGATCATTGTCGAGGAGGCTGGTGGTACCCTCTGTGGGCCAGATGGTAAGTCGTAAGGCGAGGTTTCAGATACACAGGCATAAGTTTCTGTCATAGAATCTACGATTGGGATTAATCATGATAGATATATTCTATTATTTAGACCAGAGTTATTCGTGCCCCTGTTCAATGAGATAGCCGAAGTACAACTCCAATCTTATATTGGCGCCCAAAGTGGGCATCCGAATGACTCAAGTCTTAAAATGTTTCTTACCAGTGTATTACCGATCCAACATGCTCATTCTTACAAAAAGCAGCACAATAACTAACTGACTCTGAGAACGATTCCACACCGGCCGGGGACACACTAAGGGTAGAGGAGCAACCGCCCTGAAGACAATAAATTTTAGCAGCACCACGGTTGTTTGATTGAAAGAGCTTGTTTTTgaattaattaattttttttcctaaACTTAATTTTGTATTACCCACAACATTTGCAGGGAGTACACTTAACATCTTGGAACGCAGTTGCCTGGTGACTTCAAGCAAAAAACTTGCACAAGACATGGTCAAGGATATCACAATTGTACACTTCCCAAGTGACTGAGCAACTGTAAAAAACTGTAGGTGCTAGAAATTAGGAGTTTGTTAATTGCAGCATTGAGGCTTTTGACTGCATCTTTCCTGTCCCCTTCTTGTGAGAGGGGTAGGATGGAAGTAGATTTTAATTACACATTCATTGGGAAATAACTTTCATTTGTAGAAATATATGTTGTTAATGTATGTTAATGTATGTTGTTTGTAGCCAtaggagaaagaaaaaaaaatcttcaaatgATCTTGTTACTCGAGTAGTAAATTATGTTTAGCTGCAGATTTCCTATGTAAAGAGCTGCACACTGATGACGAACATTAATTTTTAATCAgtcaacaaatttcaacattgcggGATGGCTGTCCTCTATGAGAGAACTGTGATGAATTTGCTTTTATACTGTGAAAGTGATTGCTATCATCTTTTATCAACTGCTTTATGTTAAAAAGTTATATTCcatcaataaaataaatatatgTTACAATTTCACTTTGTTGTTCTTCAATAAAACCTAAGTACGTGAATGACAATTCTCTAACAAACTGCATCCCACATCCTGCAAGAGTGCCAACTCTTAAAGAGAGATCAATCATGTAAACCGGTGCGGAGGTTAAATCTTTTGTTGGCAGTCTGAATCAATTGTAACTTTTCTCTCTGTCGATAAAATGTTATTCACGATTGTGAGCGAGCATTTGCTGTTCACTTCAGTAGGATTAGTGACAGTGTGTTCTACCAATACGAGTAGAGTAGGACGTGCGGCTTCTGTTCCATTCTAGTTCAGCTGATTTTGACAAGCGGCTGTTCCATTCTTCAATTTATAAGATATTGACAGTATTCCACTATGAGGGATCCCTGGTGATGTCAGGTTACTCCTATGACAATCTGTAAAACTAACCAAGTGAGATAGGTCCAAGACTGGAGGTGAGAGTGTTCAGCCTTGGCAAAACTGATAACATACTGTCCTACAAAAGCAAGACAGGTTGTGATTAACTGTTTAAAGCTAGTACAAGGGTTATTACAGGCCTTTTCAAACCTCACGACTGGTTGTGAGCCTGATCCAACTGGCTGTGTCGGGCTTGTAAGACAGTGATACATGTAAGTGGGTTGCAACCATGTAAAAGCTGGATGTTCTGGCAACCTTAAAAAACTGGTGGCGATAGTCAGTTACATCCCTGCGAGACTGCACCATTTGCCTGAATATGCCAGTGCCTGTTAATTCAAACCTATTAACAATGCATGGTTGTGATGGCTCCAATCAACCAAAAGTGAATCCATTTCTGCCTTCTAAGGTCGAGGCATGAAGCTGCTATTTGTGACTGTATCCGTAGGCATCGTAGTCAATGCAATCATATTGCAGTATCTAAAATTACCTTCAAACTGGAAAACCATGAGTTGACTGCCAACTTGGAACTTAACCACTGGTAAATAAATTCAGAATAAGAATGAAATAACACAATGGTTACAATACTGGTCTCTTTAATTACATTCAAACTAAAAAACCAAGGTGTTTCATTCACCTTTGAATAGATTTGACGATCTAAAAACCTGCAACAAATCTTCTGATTGCGCATTATCAGTTTCGAATTAATTGTTTTTGATACATAATTTCTATAGTAGCCAAGTTAATTTACAGTGTATGATTAAATCATGTCCTTCAAACCTTTGGAGCGTGCCAACCTTTGGCTGCATAACTTTATACAGTTTAATACATAATGTACCGGTCAAGTTACATGCACATTATGCACTTGATAGAGTATTGTTCAAGTCATAGCTTCACAACAAGTCCTTATGAATGACACATCATAATGTAGGATTTCATATATTATTATGGAAACTCAGTTTTCCACATACGATATTCATTCTAAAGTCTTTCAGGGATGAACTTGAAGGCCAACGACGGACGATGACATAATCTGGTGACTTGAGGTACGTGACAATGATAACAAAGAATAAATTCTTTGAATATTTTACATGACTGGTTTCGACTGCTGAGTAGGCAGAAGTCCAAATCGTTTCTTGATTGTTACTCTGTGCCGGGAGTATTTATCGTCGGGTGAAAATCTTGACGGGTGAGCCGAGACGGTCGGCTTCCCCTCGGTATCCACTTTCTGAAagacaagaaattgaaatatttaaaaCAGAATCAAATTTTTCTGTTTATACTGAAAAGCATTTTGTCCGGAATTGGGTAAGCTAAGGTCCATCCAGGAAACGGATCCATACAACCACGTGTGCATTGCACGTGCATTTTTCTCAGTTTATACAAATAATGCAAAACTACTATTCTATGGATATCGAGTATTGTAATACAATAAAAGGTAACCAATTGCATGGTCATATACCTTGAGAGTGTATATCCTCTCTCCAGATTCATTTTCATAGtacatcaagaacattttgaaCCAAAACGATGCAAACAACAGAAAATGCTAGATCGAGCGTGGAATCAAAGGGGCTAAACACTATCAGTCAGAAGCACAGACCTTTACGCTCGGCCAATAGATTCAGAGAAACTAGTCACATGACAAGCTCTGGTGTGTGCGACTTAGTCACACTCGTTGGAAACAGTCGAAAACGAGGCTTGTTTAGACATGGCGGATGAAAATTTGTAACAGGTGCTTGTTAATAAACTCAATATTCTAACTGCTGTGGGCACATTTGCGTTTGATAGGAAGGTTTTATCAATAACACGTTTGTGTTCTACCAAGTAAACTCAGCACCGCAACTTATAGTCGTGGACGTTGGACAGAGATGTACCATTTCTTTCTCTTGTCAATTTTTCTTACACTCAAAACTGtgactgacactgacagtgccGCTGACAAATTGTATGGACACGATTACCGGATGACCGTATACTAAAGCTACATATTTTCTGAGAGGTATAATCCGTGAAATATGGGTTCAGCTTTTAAGTGTTTCTGAAATCATGTTAGCAGTGCTTCATTCATCAAATGGTTGACCCCATAATTAATTTGCCAGCCAATTTCTGCCACTTCCCCACCCTTGGCCTTGGTTGCAGGTGCCTCAGATAATCCGTAGCGTAAACTCTTTCTCAGTAGCCTAACTAAAACAGTGCAGATATAGGTCGAACAAATATGTTGTTGATAATGCATGCTAACATTAGTCATTTCCACCATTATATCAACAAAGTCAAATATTCACAATTTCAGGAAAGATCTTGCATGAAAGCGACTTGAATTGAAGAGAAACATGGCTGGAAATGAACAAGTGACAATTGATTATCCCCAACTACGAGAGCTCTGCCAAATAGATGGGCTGAAGAATAGGAACAATTCTGCAACATCTGATGACGCCCATCGAACGTTCatgaatgagtataaaaagatTTTTGCCACAAAGTCTAATTCCAGAGGAAATGGAAAACTTCCACTGAAAGCGTAAGCAATCTTATTCTCACTACAAATGACAGTCTCTCTGAGTGGTGGTACTCTTAGTCTTACCGAACCATCTCCCTGCAAAATCAGTTTTCCCAGTTTGTTTAAATTGAAACCCAGATCAAAAATTCTCCACATTTGTACATTTTGAGATAGGGGTAAAATAATACAATTTCAAACTTGTGTGGGTTGGGAGAAACAGTAAAAGCAACTAATTGAGAAGGTGATCTTGCAGAAAATATCCATCCTCAATTAAGATTACCAGTGATCCAATGATGCTGAGGAGAACGACTGATAAACTGCTCTGTGGATGACACTAGAAGGTGATCATGAGACTAATCATCCTTTCATATGTTTTGTGAGGCTTATACACCATCATTCATGCTTTGAGACTCTCTATCTTCATGCAGGTTATCATACAAGGATACGTCTTCGATGACCAGTCTTAGCTCCTCAAGATCTGTCCAAGGTAAATGTCCATTAAAAATGttcactacatgtatgattgtttttaaaaattgcTTAGAAGTGGGCTTCCAGGAGGTATGGGTACAGTGTGACAAACAAGCATATTGCTGAACCttgacagattttttgtaaGACGCTTCATCTTCAAATAAAACCCCCTACTTAATGGTGCTTGCTCTCTAGAACCATAGCACTGGACCTGTCGCTATCATGATAGAAATCTTGGAAGCTGACTATGATTATTGTGCATTTCCAGGGCCCACAGAAACCCAATTTGGTCGGTCTGGGGTTGGAAAAGAGAAGGAGAAAGAATCTGATACTCAGAGTCATAATATCAGTGATTGGTTGGGAGAGCTACACAAACAGAGGAAGAGTGAGGATCCCGCAGAAATCAGAAAACAGGGCATCAAAACACTAAGAAAAGTACTCAGGAAAATGTGAGTTACCTGGTACTATCACTAACAAttttatcatttaaaaaaattacaaaaattgaaGCCAGGCTTGTATCTTACTACATATACATATAGTTCAGTGCTTTCTCACCCTGTCCAGTCTTTCGTGAATCTggtagaaaaatttgaagtaGATTTCCCCTGTATGTTTCCAATTCATGAAGCTGAAAATACCCCACAAATAAGTGACAGCTATTTGCAAGATACTCGCTGGActttgttgattgttttgaCATGGGCAGGGTGCCGGGGACATCATTGG
Coding sequences within it:
- the LOC135496188 gene encoding inositol monophosphatase 1-like isoform X1; its protein translation is MSTDEVDLDECFKVAKRLAFEAGKMIKDAFSQKKNVETKASFSDLVTETDKRVEDSLFSTIRQTFPSHCFIGEESTSAGAQCELTDRPTWIIDPIDGTTNFVHTFPFTCISIGFLVNKKAMIGIIYNPVLDDMYTARAGHGAFCNDKKIHVSGCNDYSQALLIIDTGACAKNEDIDCHYENMRRHKKHSRGIRAIGSAALSMCLVACGAADAYYEFGIHCWDMAAGVIIVEEAGGTLCGPDGSTLNILERSCLVTSSKKLAQDMVKDITIVHFPSD
- the LOC135496188 gene encoding inositol monophosphatase 1-like isoform X2, translating into MIKDAFSQKKNVETKASFSDLVTETDKRVEDSLFSTIRQTFPSHCFIGEESTSAGAQCELTDRPTWIIDPIDGTTNFVHTFPFTCISIGFLVNKKAMIGIIYNPVLDDMYTARAGHGAFCNDKKIHVSGCNDYSQALLIIDTGACAKNEDIDCHYENMRRHKKHSRGIRAIGSAALSMCLVACGAADAYYEFGIHCWDMAAGVIIVEEAGGTLCGPDGSTLNILERSCLVTSSKKLAQDMVKDITIVHFPSD